A portion of the Oncorhynchus gorbuscha isolate QuinsamMale2020 ecotype Even-year linkage group LG07, OgorEven_v1.0, whole genome shotgun sequence genome contains these proteins:
- the LOC124039115 gene encoding eotaxin-like encodes MSVFQSRTLSLALLITMCVYLTSVSANYRRPTKVTTSCCTRVSDSHIKFRLQGYHIQNAMPPCVDAIVFYTVKGEKICSDPKAPWVNKRKQYLNVMKKQRRHV; translated from the exons atgTCTGTGTTCCAATCCAGGaccctctctctggccctcctgATCACCATGTGTGTTTACCTCACCTCTGTGTCTGCTAACT ATCGTCGGCCAACTAAGGTAACCACAAGTTGCTGCACAAGAGTGTCTGACTCTCACATCAAATTTAGACTGCAAGGATACCACATCCAAAACGCCATGCCACCCTGTGTTGATGCCATCGT CTTCTACACAGTGAAAGGAGAGAAGATCTGCTCTGATCCCAAAGCACCCTGGGTCAACAAAAGAAAGCAAT atttGAATGTGATGAAAAAGCAAAGAAGACATGTTTGA
- the LOC124039515 gene encoding vasoactive intestinal polypeptide receptor 2-like: MERSWVGLLLLALCLLLTEVSGRNPTCHFIWELQRAELECHNQLEKQSLEPPGCGGLWDNISCWAPAAVGEEVTLSCPPALTHLFGRHGTFSRNCTEAGWSDIYPSISTVCWSSDNKPNKLLFYSVVKTLYTLGHSLSIIALVTSTFTLCLIRRLHCTRNYIHVNLFVSFILRAVAVLVKDSVIFSHNQNTDCSTQPSLVGCKVSLVMFNYFIMANFFWLLVEGLYLQTLLLVTYSYTHLAVYLTIGWGLPSVFLVIWIFCRMYLEDTDCWERNDIPTPRRVINWPIMASVIINFVLFISIIRILVQKLLCSDVGGNNQSQYRCLAKSTLLLIPLFGVNYMVFAYLVETESDRMAEYKIIFDLGLGSFQGLVIATLYCFLNTEVQGELKRMWRSVSLNHYIGQDCLLHNASISRNSTHFKRNSRAQSILQTETTSL, encoded by the exons ATGGAGCGGTCATGGGTCGGTCTGCTGCTCCTCGCGCTCTGCCTTTTACTTACG GAAGTCAGCGGGAGAAATCCCACATGTCACTTCATCTGGGAGCTGCAGAGGGCGGAGCTAGAGTGTCACAATCAGCTGGAGAAACAATCCCTAGAGCCTCCCG gatgtgGTGGTCTATGGGACAACATCTCATGCTGGGCCCCAGCAGCAGTAGGGGAAGAGGTGACTCTCTCCTGCCCCCCTGCTCTCACACACCTCTTCGGACGACATG GTACCTTTAGTAGGAACTGTACTGAGGCTGGCTGGTCTGACATCTACCCCAGCATCAGCACGGTCTGCTGGTCCAGCGACAACAAACCGAACAAG CTGCTGTTCTACTCAGTGGTGAAGACTCTGTACACTCTGGGCCACAGCCTCTCAATTATTGCTCTCGTCACCTCTACATTCACCCTCTGTCTGatcag gaGGCTCCACTGCACTAGGAACTACATCCATGTGAACCTGTTTGTGTCGTTCATCTTGCGAGCGGTGGCTGTGCTGGTTAAAGACTCTGTCATCTTCTCCCACAACCAAAACACAGACTGTAGCACACAGCCCTCACTG gTGGGCTGTAAGGTCAGTTTGGTGATGTTTAACTATTTCATAATGGCTAACTTCTTCTGGCTGCTGGTGGAGGGGCTCTACCTACAGACACTGCTCCTGGTAACCTATTCATATACACACCTCGCTGTCTACCTCACAATCGGCTGGG gGTTACCCTCAGTATTTCTGGTGATCTGGATCTTCTGTAGGATGTATCTGGAAGACACCGA cTGCTGGGAGAGGAATGACATTCCTACCCCTAGGAGGGTGATCAACTGGCCCATAATGGCGTCTGTGATA ATCAACTTTGTTCTGTTCATCAGTATCATCCGTATCCTGGTCCAGAAACTACTCTGCTCTGACGTGGGCGGGAACAACCAATCACAGTACAG GTGTCTGGCTAAGTCCACCCTGCTGTTGATCCCTCTATTTGGAGTCAACTACATGGTGTTTGCCTACCtggtggagacagagagcgacaggaTGGCAGAATACAAGATTATCTTTGACCTGGGACTGGGGTCATTCCAG GGTCTGGTGATAGCTACTCTCTACTGCTTCCTCAACACTGAG gTCCAAGGGGAACtgaagaggatgtggaggagtgTGTCATTAAATCATTACATCGGGCAGGACTGCCTTCTACATAATGCGTCAATCAGCCGTAACTCCACCCACTTCAAGCGGAACTCCAGAGCCCAGTCCATCCTGCAGACGGAGACCACTTCACTGTGA